A window from Aliamphritea hakodatensis encodes these proteins:
- a CDS encoding CsiV family protein: MTSNLLRHIFIPLSLTLTLVASQAWAATSNYKVEVMVFSYQGTDTLDDEAWPEITSIPQVPNARSLGYRENGSGYFTRLGRNSLSMTRRQAALSNSADYRVLFHEAWIQPVGSVEGRHTIRITGGSILDNGLYELDGYISIDKGRYLHFRNNLFINRQLTPAQSQQLIRFNEPTPEALTAPEQPQSLSTVFGDTPETTVVNSFPADNIVSDFLTAQMEGGRRMRRDEVHYIDHPLMGILVYITGYESGN; encoded by the coding sequence ATGACAAGTAACTTATTACGCCACATTTTCATTCCACTCAGCCTGACATTAACACTGGTTGCCAGCCAGGCCTGGGCAGCCACTTCGAACTACAAAGTAGAAGTCATGGTATTCAGCTATCAGGGAACTGACACACTGGATGATGAAGCCTGGCCGGAAATCACCAGCATTCCGCAAGTACCTAATGCCCGCAGCCTCGGCTACCGGGAAAATGGCAGCGGCTACTTTACCCGCCTTGGCCGGAATTCACTCAGCATGACCCGCCGACAGGCCGCACTGAGTAACAGCGCAGATTATCGCGTACTGTTTCATGAAGCCTGGATTCAGCCGGTTGGCAGCGTTGAAGGACGGCACACAATCCGCATTACCGGCGGCAGCATTCTGGACAACGGTCTGTACGAACTGGATGGCTATATCTCCATTGATAAAGGCCGCTACCTGCACTTCCGTAACAACCTCTTCATTAACCGGCAACTGACGCCAGCTCAGAGCCAGCAGCTGATACGGTTTAACGAACCAACACCTGAAGCGCTAACCGCACCGGAACAGCCGCAATCATTATCGACCGTTTTCGGTGACACCCCGGAGACAACTGTCGTTAACAGCTTCCCGGCTGACAATATAGTCTCGGACTTCCTGACCGCCCAGATGGAAGGCGGCCGGCGTATGCGCCGTGACGAAGTCCATTATATTGATCATCCGCTAATGGGAATTCTGGTGTACATCACCGGTTACGAATCCGGCAACTGA